One Salvia splendens isolate huo1 chromosome 22, SspV2, whole genome shotgun sequence DNA segment encodes these proteins:
- the LOC121786829 gene encoding cell surface glycoprotein 1-like — MTEFLRQQDPNRDWAAELAGFSRIGDKWSMTEEAPTVPTSEPIVQPTAQPPTSVLTSSTTPPEWESPSTTTPSEPSKPSPTRKETESMDIDTISAYYDSDPGEGEEKRSEEPTSQEGGDEPERTPAAEPIPQEMAREEIDLNETARKQGLMTDEEFEALLNEVTREEEEDASEAPDAGESGAHIDQEETVVRTEEPEPVAPPVLKPKAVKRKLVLRDDPKAVRPKPKRVSQRCLGKWTSSKTKANTAADPVEVLSDEERVTPTKPCEESFPATSLEDASTTAEVVSTTPSDQRDETEHMAEGLDLASESVGHVEPRDDSTHIRVETHPTAQDKPSTQAEKKPKEDEDREEDRYQEERKRKGKAPVKKKPSSKKQCTVNIGIVITDPAQRTPPHRQETNDSDYAANEESGSDSDISKKLHLTPGGEIEVQTLDSGTH; from the exons ATGACGGAGTTCCTCAGACAGCAGGACCCGAATCGAGATTGGGCGGCCGAGTTGGCCGGTTTTAGCCGAATCGGGGACAAATGGAGCATGACCGAAGAAGCCCCGACAGTACCTACATCAGAACCGATTGTGCAACCCACAGCACAACCACCCACTTCCGTTCTGACATCCTCAACAACTCCACCGGAATGGGAATCTCCCTCGACGACCACACCATCGGAACCTTCGAAACCCTCCCCGACTCGCAAAGAAACCGAATCAATGGATATTGACACCATCTCCGCCTATTACGACTCTGACCCAGGGGAAGGTGAGGAAAAAAGGAGCGAGGAGCCGACGAGCCAGGAGGGAGGAGATGAACCGGAGAGAACGCCGGCAGCGGAGCCCATCCCTCAAGAAATGGCGAGGGAagagatagatctgaatgaAACGGCCAGAAAGCAAGGCCTTATGACGgatgaggagtttgaggcgCTGTTAAATGAGGTAACccgtgaggaagaagaagatgcatCGGAGGCA CCAGACGCAGGGGAGAGTGGTGCGCATATTGATCAGGAGGAGACCGTGGTACGAACAGAGGAGCCAGAACCAGTGGCACCTCCAGTGTTGAAACCGAAAGCAGTCAAAAGGAAATTGGTGTTGAGGGACGATCCCAAGGCAGTACGACCAAAGCCGAAGAGAGTATCGCAGAGATGCCTAGGAAAATGGACATCCAGCAAGACGAAGGCGAACACAGCAGCAGATCCAGTTGAAGTTTTAAGTGACGAAGAGAGGGTGACTCCCACAAAACCTTGTGAGGAATCTTTTCCAGCTACTAGCTTGGAAGATGCATCGACGACAGCTGAAGTGGTCTCTACAACGCCGAGTGACCAGAGAGATGAGACTGAGCatatggctgagggtctggacctcgcatctgaGTCAGTAGGTCACGTCGAGCCAAGAGATGATAGTACTCATATCCGCGTGGAGACCCACCCTACTGCCCAAGACAAGCCTTCAACACAAGCAGAGAAGAAACCGAAAGAGGATGAAGACAGAGAGGAGGACAGATAccaagaagagagaaaaaggaaagggaaaGCCCCTGTTAAGAAAAAACCAAGCAGCAAGAAGCAATGCACAGTGAACATAGGCATCGTCATCACAGACCCAGCTCAGAGAACCCCACCGCACCGTCAGGAGACAAACGACAGCGACTATGCTGCTAATGAAGAGTCGGGATCCGACAGTGACATCTCCAAAAAGCTACACTTAACCCCCGGTGGAGAGATTGAAGTACAGACGCTGGACAGTGGAACTCACTGA